One Betta splendens chromosome 8, fBetSpl5.4, whole genome shotgun sequence DNA segment encodes these proteins:
- the natd1 gene encoding protein NATD1, translating into MAQAGEAHAFDPNNAQIQVEHDKKRRQFVIRLNGSHDRAVLLYEYVGKKTVDLQHTEVPDAYRGRGIAKHLAKAAMDFVVEEDLKAHLTCWYIQKYVKENPQPQYFEHIYQ; encoded by the exons ATGGCGCAGGCAGGTGAGGCCCATGCCTTCGACCCCAACAACGCCCAGATCCAGGTGGAGCACGACAAAAAGCGGCGGCAGTTTGTGATAAGGCTGAACG GGTCTCATGACCGTGCAGTTCTCCTGTACGAATACGTTGGGAAGAAGACGGTGGACCTGCAACACACCGAAGTTCCAGATGCatacagaggaagaggaattgCTAAGCACCTGGCCAAG GCAGCCATGGATTTTGTGGTTGAAGAGGATCTCAAAGCCCACTTGACCTGCTGGTACATTCAGAAGTATGTCAAAGAGAATCCTCAGCCTCAGTACTTTGAACACATCTATCAATGA
- the LOC114860800 gene encoding golgin subfamily A member 4-like, with product MSKQQSRWSETLVKTNAPSPKKGGKDPAALTVPVSGGGKQSGSTTCKPSTTCGRSLNSRSADSTFGGSLKRGSLSQPTKPASGPARPGLRLCSSRSFSSLHTSSFAAVPFMRSSRSLSRLDQRAAREDHARKDQTTGKKVLDSGQRSSSVEKIRINPDQCHGDNVKKMKTRGSFESSSSVSTSDSHRDNDKVKKESRDGVYTLCAMTSGMRRNWVQAVLKNVRPSQTHDTISSFSEEGPQQTSESDVVERRAESPNSSVQESSTRGWAEDSHPQPQGQEGQLQLEGEQSSADGSSASSAVPPISPPQQMEEDERASCHQCPPVAAATQTGPTEASSAEGSGSDSSGSKGVEDENATQSEEQRVSLNSNTCECPKEEDSLRCENQTGQLVRELEQTQRELSRLQQINRNVQDELEREREKNDLLNSSLSSDQSLAFQRLHKLNHDLRVELEAEKRSQEEAREAELRRRVDLLAQQAQLLVTGDATALAQAHLEQDRRRFHEQRAEWERSVASLEAQLAASEQQRGEAERRLAELQQELQGFHSLQQEAERLQLHLQEVTTHLCASEKAQAQKDARLQKHIMLLQASQDRERRSLTASLAQAEDHSQDLQKRLDRAEQQVESLSRSQTWAREIEEAQQQLQEELARTISAVEKLQEEREQLDRRCQELQNQLSEADGEVNRLQSRLQADETHYYNLEHSYERACEELQLALGKVHQRESETQEIREGYDQLLDRKEQELSEVLLKMEVLGNSLEETEVKLHEMQKVCTCASSQPKDKSPQLKQGRRQEPRDVNDSRLTVMECVHEDNSSNAYVYVSGSHEPARSRSRSIDLSYQSIISAGDDQESFVSVIQLLETKLFVTEEKLRDITHRLEEHQSHITCQDPHLCSQLTQSRATAQHLSLLLHSQAKRSQRFALETENRCRLLAGRFQAALNAVQSCRERRHGTDFEKQLATVAACLQQGRKEAENLQHESYNVGRGENKILTDDTLAGAVSSSSIEGAGESLGKYVRRELYVVEKMVSVLQGQQGITQLSGLSREDEGDVAHRYKSTILQRLALKTEGEDTLDGAIARVCAEAELIYIAMKLTQQNDQRKGLADISPPELAPYEEQVQEDGGGSEEEPVVNGSSEAEKEPEWLEMLISSLQRRAKLLHQLCQEVPDEDRTVAECGGCGDSTVDPNWVQEHAKLVYLSERLCLDLEQELQQSEALQSKLQDIEKEQEGTLTDELEVLSGTLSQLQGDNNALREELERAEHKIQSVESGNQRLIEDVQKIEGHREKLEGEFQQKIKTLQQIHEEEMKHLHDYYTKTFVSKEKQSTEGERGANGEPGGEAVDGDAPAVTSFQEDVEKLQVTAVEEMHRKMIEDLQQQHRTEVAALVKEKDQLLQEETAATMAAIVAMRRAHKQELEKYRQSHHFRENADITQLHIEYEKEIQLLHKELESLSVQHTQKCLENSQLSQELQGEKELLVRYQQENQDLKQKQVDAHETDCSLNGDQSLVAPQLNDFYEMEVILRAREAEMQFLLQEARSLKDELKIARMDKIYAQNKLKALYKSSQEESHHDVHRSREEMKFATWSPSREASGQQLTDTATNTGNGAFPKKKEKSSLICRIRGVRSKSLKEGLSIQERMKLFESC from the exons ATGTCCAAGCAGCAAAG CAGGTGGTCTGAGACCCTGGTGAAGACCAACGCACCGTCACCAAAAAAAGGGGGGAAG GACCCGGCAGCGTTGACAGTGCCTGTGTCTGGTGGAGGTAAACAGTCTGGCAGCACTACGTGCAAACCCAGCACTACTTGTGGAAGGAGCCTCAATAGCAGAAGCGCTGATTCAACTTTTGGAGGCAGTTTGAAGCGCGGCAGCCTGAGTCAGCCCACCAAGCCGGCATCTGGCCCGGCCCGACCGGGGCTCCGTCTCTGCAGCAGCCGGAGCTTCTCGTCTctccacacctcctccttcGCCGCCGTTCCTTTCATGAGGAGCAGCCGCTCTCTCAGCAGACTCGACCAAAGAGCTGCCCGGGAAG ACCATGCAAGAAAAGATCAAACCACAGGAAAGAAGGTCCTGGATTCTGGCCAGCGGTCGTCGTCTGTGGAGAAAATCAG gaTCAATCCAGACCAGTGTCACGGTGACAATGttaagaaaatgaaaacaagagGCTCCTTTGAGTCCTCGTCTTCAGTTTCCACCTCCGACAGCCATCGTGACAATGATAAAGTAAAGAAAGAG agcagagatgGTGTGTACACCCTTTGTGCGATGACCTCTGGGATGAGGCGTAACTGGGTCCAAGCCGTGTTAAAGAATGTGAGGCCAAGCCAAACACATGACACCATCAG CTCCTTCTCAGAAGAGGGACCTCAGCAAACATCAGAGTCAGATGTGGTTGAACGCAGAGCAGAAAGCCCAAACAGCTCTGTGCAGGAGAGCAGCACCAGAGGGTGGGCAGAGGACTCGCACCCACAGCCCCAAGGCCAGGAAGGACAACTGCAGCTGGAAGGagagcagagctctgctgaTGGAAGCTCAGCGTCTTCTGCTGTGCCTCCCATCAGTCCTCctcagcagatggaggaggacgaacgAGCGTCCTGTCATCAGTGTCCACCTgttgctgcagccacacaaactG GTCCAACAGAAGCATCGAGTGCTGAAGGAAGTGGAAGTGACAGCTCTGGCTCCAAAGGCGTGGAAGATGAAAACGCAACACAAAGTGAGGAGCAGCGTGTGTCACTGAACAGCAACACCTGTGAGTGTCCGAAAGAAGAGGACTCACTGCGTTGTGAGAATCAGACCGGGCAGCTGGTTAGAGAG CTCGAGCAGACACAGAGGGAATTATCACGACTCCAGCAGATAAACAGGAATGTTCAGGATGAACTGgaacgagagagagaaaag AATGATCTTCTAAACTCCAGCCTCTCGTCGGATCAAAGCTTGGCGTTCCAGCGACTGCACAAGTTGAACCACGACCTCCGCGTCGAGCTGGAGGCGGAGAAGAGGAGTCAGGAAGAGGCGCGGGAGGCTGAGCTGCGGCGCCGGGTCGACCTCCTGGCTCAACAAGCCCAGCTGCTGGTCACAGGCGACGCCACCGCGCTGGCGCAGGCTCACCTGGAGCAGGACCGGCGCCGGTTCCACGAGCAGCGCGCGGAGTGGGAGCGCTCCGTGGCCTCGCTGGAGGCCCAGCTGGCCGCCAGCGAgcagcagaggggggaggccgagcggcgcctggcggagctgcagcaggagctgcagggcttccacagcctccagcaggAGGCCGAGCGCCTGCAGCTGCATCTGCAGGAGGTCACAACCCACCTGTGCGCTAGCGAGAAAGCACAGGCGCAGAAGGACGCCCGCCTGCAGAAGCACATCATGCTCCTGCAGGCGAGTCAGGACAGGGAACGGAGGAGCTTGACCGCCAGCCTGGCTCAGGCTGAAGACCATTCGCAAGACCTCCAGAAGAGGCTGgacagagcggagcagcaggtggagagcCTGAGCAGATCTCAGACCTGGGCAAGGGAGATCGaggaggctcagcagcagctgcaggaggagctggcgcGTACCATATCAGCCGTAGAGAAGCTtcaagaggagagagagcagctggaCCGCCGCTGccaggagctgcagaaccagctAAGCGAGGCCGACGGGGAGGTGAACCGGCTGCAGAGCCGCCTGCAAGCAGACGAGACCCATTACTACAATCTGGAACACTCGTACGAGAGGGCgtgcgaggagctgcagctggcctTAGGGAAGGTGCATCAGAGGGAGAGCGAAACGCAGGAAATACGCGAAGGCTACGACCAGCTCCTCGacaggaaggagcaggagctgagTGAGGTTCTGTTGAAGATGGAAGTCCTGGGTAACAGTctggaggagacggaggtgaAGCTGCATGAAATGCAAAAGGTTTGCACGTGTGCATCCTCGCAGCCGAAGGACAAGTCGCCACAGCTTAAACAGGGAAGACGGCAAGAACCTCGCGATGTGAACGACAGCAGGTTGACGGTAATGGAGTGTGTTCATGAAGACAACAGTTCCAATGCCTATGTTTATGTCAGTGGGAGCCATGAGCCTGCAAGAAGCCGCTCTCGTTCCATCGATCTGTCATATCAGTCCATCATCTCAGCAGGAGACGACCAAGAAAGCTTTGTGTCCGTCATCCAGCTCCTCGAAACCAAACTCTTTGTGACGGAGGAGAAGCTAAGAGACatcacacacaggctggaaGAACACCAAAGTCACATCACCTGCCAGGACCCGCACCTCTGCTCCCAGCTCACCCAGAGCCGGGCCACGGCTCAGCACCTgagcctgctgctccacagtcagGCCAAGCGGAGCCAGCGCTTCGCCCTGGAGACGGAGAACCGCTGCAGGCTGCTCGCCGGCAGGTTTCAGGCCGCGCTCAACGCCGTACAAAGCTGCAGGGAGCGGCGCCACGGCACTGACTTTGAGAAACAACTGGCCACAGTCGCTGCCTGCCTTCAGCAAGGACGCAAAGAGGCGGAAAATCTACAGCATGAATCCTACAATGTCGGCAGAGGAGAGAATAAAATCCTCACGGATGACACATTAGCTGGAGCCGTGAGCAGCTCTAGCATTGAAGGTGCAGGAGAGAGTCTTGGGAAGTATGTGAGAAGAGAACTCTATGTTGTAGAAAAGATGGTGTCTGTCCTTCAGGGGCAACAGGGAATTACACAGCTGTCAGGGTTATCAAGGGAGGATGAGGGGGATGTGGCACACAGGTACAAGAGCACAATCCTCCAAAGACTCGCCTTAAAGACAGAAGGAGAGGACACGTTGGACGGTGCGATCGCTAGAGTCTGTGCTGAAGCCGAGCTCATTTACATCGCCATGAAACTGACTCAACAGAACGATCAAAGGAAGGGTCTGGCAGATATCAGCCCCCCAGAGTTAGCGCCTTACGAGGAACAAGTGCAGGAGGATGGTGGAGGCTCAGAAGAAGAACCTGTTGTAAATGGTTCATCTGAGGcagagaaggagccagagtGGCTGGAGATGCTTATATCCAGCCTGCAAAGAAGAGCGAAGCTCCTACACCAACTGTGCCAGGAAGTCCCCGATGAGGACAGGACAGTCGCTGAATGTGGGGGGTGCGGTGACTCCACAGTGGATCCGAACTGGGTGCAGGAACATGCAAAGTTGGTTTATTTGTCTGAGAGGCTGTGCTTGGATTtagagcaggagctgcagcaaagcGAGGCGCTGCAGAGCAAGCTGCAGGATatagagaaggagcaggagggcaCGTTAACCGATGAGCTGGAGGTTCTGAGCGGCACCTTGAGTCAGCTGCAGGGGGACAACAACGCgctgagagaggagctggagcgcgCCGAGCACAAGATCCAATCAGTGGAGTCGGGGAACCAGAGGCTCATAGAAGACGTGCAGAAAATCGAGGGTCATCGCGAAAAACTGGAGGGAGAGTTTCAGCAGAAGATAAAGACGCTGCAGCAGATccatgaggaggagatgaaacaCTTGCATGATTACTACACAAAGACTTTTGTTAGCAAAGAGAAACAGAGCAcagaaggagagcgaggagcgAATGGGGAACCGGGGGGTGAAGCGGTGGACGGTGATGCGCCGGCAGTGACGTCCTTCCAGGAAGATGTGGAAAAGCTCCAGGTCACTGCTGTGGAGGAGATGCACAGGAAGATGAtagaagatctgcagcagcagcatcgcacCGAGGTGGCTGCACTTGTGAAGGAGAAagaccagctgctgcaggaggagaccgCTGCCACGATGGCAG CCATTGTAGCAATGAGGAGAGCTCATaaacaggagctggagaaatACAGACAGAGTCATCACTTCAGGGAGAACGCTGACATCACTCAGCTGCACATCGAATATGA AAAGGAGATCCAGTTATTGCACAAGGAGCTGGAGTCGCTGTCGGTTCAGCACACTCAGAAGTGTCTGGAGAACTCCCAGCTGAGCCAGGAGCTGCAGGGTGAGAAAGAACTGTTAGTGCGGTACCAGCAGGAAAACCAGGACCTCAAACAGAAGCAG GTCGATGCACATGAAACTGACTGCTCCCTGAACGGGGATCAGTCCCTTGTGGCCCCACAACTGAACGACTTCTACGAGATGGAG GTGATTCTGCGGgcgagggaggcagagatgcagTTCCTCCTACAGGAAGCTCGTTCTCTCAAGGATGAGTTGAAGATTGCTCGAATG GATAAAATCTACGCCCAGAACAAGCTGAAGGCTCTTTATAAGAGCAGCCAGGAGGAGTCCCATCATGACGTCCACAGATCCCGTGAAGAGATGAAGTTCGCAACTTGGTCTCCGAGTAGAGAGGCTTCAGGGCAACAGCTCA CGGACACAGCGACTAACACAGGTAATGGAGCTTTTccgaagaaaaaggaaaagtcaTCCCTCATATGTAGGATCAGAGGAGTGAGATCGAAG AGTTTAAAAGAAGGCCTTTCTATCCAAGAGAGAATGAAACTGTTTGAGTCCTGCTGA